A segment of the Microcoleus sp. AS-A8 genome:
AAGAACTAAGGGAAACGAGGGGCGTACCGATATTTTGAGCCTAATGATGGCAGCGCGGGATGAAAATGGGCAAGCGATGAGCGACTCCGAATTAAGAGATGAATTGTTAACGATTTTATTTGCTGGGCATGAAACCACTGCAACAACACTTGCTTGGGCTTTCTATCAGATTCATCAACATCCAGATGTCCTTGAAAAATTGCTACACGAACTGGACAGTTTGGGGGAAAATTCCAACCCGATGGAAATTGCTAAACTTCCCTACTTAACAGCCGTTTGTCAAGAAATACTGCGGATGTATCCAGTCCTTCCGGTAATTTTTCCACGCATCACCAAATCACCGATGAATATTGCAGGATACCAGTTTGATGCTGAGACGACTTTCATGCCAAGTATTTATCTCGTGCATTATCGGGAAGACTTGTATCCTAATGCTCAAGAATTTCTTCCAGAACGTTTTCTTGAGCGCCAATACTCCTGTTCTGAATATCTTCCTTTTGGTGGTGGAAGTCGGCGCTGTTTGGGATATCCCTTAGCTCAGTTAGAAATGAAACTAGTCCTCGCCACGATTTTATCCAAGTATCAACTTGCCTTAGCCGAGGATAAACCTGTTAAGCTGCAACGTCGTGGGTTTACTCTTGCTCCCGCAGGTGGGGTGAAGATGGTGATGAATGGAAAACGCGAAAAAAAGCTATCTGGCTACCAACTCTCAGACATTAGTGTCAAAAGTTAGAATGTTTGTCACTGACCCAAGGGAAATTAAAATCAGGAGACAACTATCCAACTAAAATTAAATTGGCATCATTAATCATTACAGAATTAATTGAGTTGAGATTCAAGAAAGTATGCGATTTAAATGCACATCAGCTTATGAGCCATTTACCTATCAGTTACCACTCGAATTCATAGCCGCCAACTCTACTGGAGGAGTTACAGATTGATATTGAGCTTTGTTCGCTAAATATTCAGCTAATTGCCCTTCAACTTCATTCCGCACAATTTGGCGGTAATGAATGAAATGTTCAATCAGAGCACAATTGCTCAGGTAAGGCACAAACACTCCTGGGTTCCGCCGCATGATCGAATAAAGTTGACGCCAAAACTGAAAGCGCGTGTTGCGTTTAATTCCCTGTCGCCAGAAGATGGTAAACACAGCCTTTATTTCTACCAACTCCAGCATCCGGAAAGGTACCTTATTCGGCGATGGTTTCATGTTCATGAAGTGCCGATAAACACGAGACAAATAGCGCCTCGGTTCATACAATTCCCAAAAACAATTAACATACTCACGAGCCAGTTCTTCAGGCGGTCGCGTCGGGATAAAGTTCATCAGTGCCATCTGATGTCCCTGAGTTTCCTTATTATGTTCCATCAGGCGACCTTCCTGTTCCAACCGCTTCCATAAGGCCGTATTGGGCAACGCATGAAGCATCCCAAACATCGCTTTCGGGATTGCCGTTGCTTCCACAAACTCAATAATCCGATCGCCTGCCCCAGGTTTCTCCCCATCAAAACCCAGGATAAAACCGGCCATCACACTCAATCCCGCCCGATTGATTTTCCCAACCGCTTCAATCAAAGAATGGCGTGTATTTTGGAATTTCTGAGTCAGGGATAGACTATCCGTGTCGGGTGTCTCAATTCCCAAGAACACAGCCGTGAAGTTGGCCTGAATCATCAAATCCAGCAATTCATCATCCTGCGCCAAGTCTACCGACGCTTCCGTCGAGAGGCGGAAGGGGTAGTCGTGTTGAGCCATCCACGGCCCCAATTCCCGCAGCAGCAGCTTCACATTGCGTTTGTTGCCGATGAAGTTGTCATCCACCATAAACACAGAACGCCGCCAACCCAAGTCATAGAGAGTCTGCAACTCAGCGAGTAGCTGCGCGGGGGCTTTGGTGCGGGGCTTGCGTCCATACAGAACAATAATGTCACAAAACTCGCACTGGAACGGACAACCCCGCGAGAACTGTACCGACATTTCGGTGTAGGCTTTCAGATCCAACAAATCAAATCGAGGAATAGGTGTTGTTGTCACATCCGGCTTCTCCCCATTAGCGCGGATGACTCCTGAAGTTTCCCCTCGTTCTAAAGCCTCAACAAAAAGCGGTAGGGTAATTTCCCCCTCATCCAACACCAGAAAATCAACTCCAGCTGCCTGCGCTGACTCCGGCACCGAGGTTACATAGGGGCCACCCACGGCGACTAACTTCCCACGTCGCTTTGCCTCCCGAATCAAGTGCAGCATATCCGCTTTCTGGACAATCATGCCGGAAATAATCACCAGTTCAGCCCAACCCCAATCCGCTTCCGTCTCAGGCCGCACATTGCGGTCTACTAATCGGAATTCCCAGGTTTGAGGCAAGATGGCAGCGACGGTGATCAGACCCAAAGGAGGGAGCGACACCTTACGCCCAATCAGTTCTAGCGCTTTGTCAAACGACCAGAAGGAGGTCGGAAAAATGGGATAGAGCAGTAAAACTCGCATAGCACTGAGTTGTTATTGGTTCAATGGTTGGTTGTTAGTTGTTCGTTGTTAGGAGCCACGCAGGGATAACCAACAACTCATAACCGCCCCTACACCGCTTCAAGCTTAGGACACTTTACCACCAACGAAGTTGTAAATAACCTCGTTCCGGTTGGCCCAGTTCCTCTTGTGTCAGCCATTCCACTGGCTTATAGGTGCCAAACACCCGATCCCACCAATCGACCGCCAGACCAAAATTGTGATGCCACATGCCGTATTTGTGATGAACATAGTGAACAGGCATCTTCATCCAAAAGCATTTGGTCGGATTTTCGTGTTGTAGCTGATGGGCATAGGCGGAAAACGCCGCATAGCTCACACCGCCCAAGCACCAACCGATTCCAGCCTCCCACGAGAAAAAAAACATCAAGCCCATTACCAAGAAGCTGCCTCTGACATAATCTCGGAACTCCCACACCACCCCTTGTCCTTCGTTACGGCGGTGATGGTCTCGGTGGCGTTCACCAATCCGAGGTGAGACATGCATCAAGCGATGCAGCCAGTATTCCACTAAACTCGCTAGGACAAAGGCCAAGGCAAAGCAGACAATTCCCACACAAAGCTTTGCTAATGCGGTCATGAACTCTTTTCCTCACACTTTTTTTCACAAAAACGCTTTTAAACATTTTGACATCTGAAATGTCCTGAGAAAGTGCGATCGCTTAAACCGACAGGTTATACCCAAGTTGCATTCAAACGTATCACTCTCTCTTTCTCTTACCTCAGCGTCCTGGAGTGCCTCCGTGGTTCGTTAAATTCTACGTTAGACAACAACTCAGTATTAGACTTTTTACCCGATCGCTCCAGCAGCAATAACCCTGCAATCATGGAGATACCGGCAGCGGCATAAAATACTCCTTCTAATCCGCCATAGCTCAGCATCGGCCCTAGCAAGACGGGCGAAAGAAACTGTCCTAAAAAGCCTGCACCGGTTCCAATCGCTAGAACACTAGACTTTAGGGATGAGGGCGCTAAGTTAGCGAGGGTGCTGTAAAGGGTGGGGAGTACGATGCCGAATCCGACGCCAAACAGCACGGCTGTGAGCAGAATCCAGCTTAGTTGGTTGAGCCAGGGAATGGTGATTAAGGTCAAAGCCATTAATCCAAATCCCATCGCCATTGCCGTAGCCGGCTTCACCGCTTTAGCAAGGCGTTTAGCACCCAAAGCGGAAATCATCGCAGCCCCTACAGCCCGTGATGCCAAAACAATTCCATTTACAACGGTGTCCGCGCCAATTTTCTGCTCCAGATAGAGGGGTGCATAAATCACCACTGCATACATCGCCACAGAAGTCAAGCCAAGGGTGAGTAACAGCCGCTGTGTCTGGGGATGTCTTAGAACGCTCAACAGCTTATCCTCCTCGGCTTTGGCTTTGGGTTTGGCTTTTGTTTTTGGTTTTTCCCTCAAGCCAACGGCTGCCATGGCGGCGATGGGTAGTCCTAACCCATACAAATAGAAAGCATATTGCCAGTGAGTCGCACCGACCCAACCCCCGATTAAGGGAAAGGCAATACCGGAGAGGGCGATGGTACTGGTGGTAAGTCCTAGGGCTTGCGATCGCTCCTCGCCTTCATACAGATTCCCCAGTAAACCCAAGGCAGCGGCAGCAATCCCGCCACTGGCAGCACCCAACAACGCCCGTGTCGCCAACAAAGGCCAGAAATTGGGCGTGAAGGCTCCGGCGACACCGAACAGGGCGTAGAAAATGAGTGAGGGAACGAGTACCCGTAAGTGACCAATCTGGTCTGCCAAGATGCCCAGGGGAGGGCTGAATAAGGCAATAGTCAAGCAATGCATACTCACCAAGTTAGCGGCTAGCGCCGGATCGAAGTGCAGTTGTTTGACCATTTCTGGCAAAACGGGAGCTACGACTCCTCCCGCTATGTTGGTGAGCGAACCTGCCGCTAACAGTATTAATAGCCTGCGATCGCGCAACATAAAATCAGCCTCTCGACGTTTTCGTAGCAACCTGTAACAATAATGCAGATTGTTTCAATTTGTAGAGACGATTGTTACAGCTTTTTTGATTCGCACACAAACAATGAGTTGACTTTCAGGAGCGTCGGAAGCTAAATATTGTCAGATAAACACAAGAGGCATGATTGATGGAACTGGCGACGACCCTAAAAAGCCAGACAGTTCAAAATGCTGTCAGGGAAGTAGGCATTAACCCAAATTACTGGTATCCGGTGGGTTGGGCAAGCCAGCTCAAGCCAGGGGACATCCTGCCTGTGGTGATTTGGCAACAAGCGATCGCCGTTTATCGGGATGAAACCGATCAAATTCATGCCTTAGAGGATGCCTGCCCTCACAAAGGCATTGCTCTACACAAGGGGAAAGTCCAAGGGTGTCATCTAACCTGTGCTTATCATGGTTGGGAGTTTAACGGCAACGGCGAATGTGTTGGCATTCCTTACCTCCCAGAAGGACAAAAACTGCCCCGCGCTCAAGCCCGCAGTTACCCAATCCAGGAAAAATATAATCTGATTTGGCTTTTCCCCGGCGATCCGACCCTCGCTGCCAGCCAAGAGCTGCCCCATGTGCCAGAGTTTGACCATCCTGACTACTTGATGATACCTTTAGCCGCCCACATGCAATCCCATTTTTCCATCTGTAATGAAAATGCGATGGATGTATTTCATGGATTTTTGCATCAAAATCTTCAGGGCTGGTTCAATCCGGTACTCAAGAGTTTGCGGGAAACCGAAACTTCGGTATGTGCGGAATATGACGTATCCTATAAAGGCCGGATGGCGAAGTTTTTGGGGTTGAGCGACAAGGCCGACCAGGTCACGACCCGTAGAATCTCCATCAACTACAACTATCCCCATTACGCCACAAGTCTTGAGGGGATTTCCTCCGTTTACCTGATGCGACTCCCCATCGGGTTGAGGGAAAGTCGCTCCTTTGCCTTCTTCTTCTTGAAAGTTCGCTTACCCAAATGGCTCTTAAAGCGCCTCGAACCGATTCTGCAAAAAGTCCTGAGAGATTTCGTCTTTATGAAGTTTCTCTCCCAAGATATCGAAATGATGGAGAGCGAACAGCAAACCTATTTGGCCAATCCACAGCGGCGCTATGTCGAAATTAACCCGGCTATTATAGCTCTTGAGCGGCTGATTATCCGGCAATATGAACAATTTATGCAAAAATCGAGTCAGCTACGAAACAATCAGCAATCTTTGGCGTCTGGGGCGTTATCGTCAGTTAATGTTCCCAGCCAGACTGAGTCAACCCCAAACAATTCACTGGTAGGATGAAGGCACCTTTAAAGGCGACTGTTGATTGGCTGTTCAGCTCCCTGCTCAACGGGACGCTGATACCGCCTCAGTACCCAACTTTCTTGAGAAGTTGGCTTCATAGATGGGCCGATATTTTCAGATCAACTCTCGTTAGGCATAGTAATCAGACTGGATAGCCGTTATCTTATCTAAAAATAAAGCAATTCTTTAGCTAGAGGCGATAGGCTAATAGGCTACCTAGGCAAAGGGTGAGAGGAGCAAGTTGTGCAAGTTGTCAAAGAGTATGTTCAGCGTTGGTACGAGAGTGATTTAGATCCGGATGAATATATCTGTCATCAGAAGCGGGGGAATTTAGTCGAAATTGAAGAGGCAACGACGGGGAAACGCCGAACGGTATTGACGTTCTGCACAAATGATGTATTAGGGTTGGTTCAGGAAGAGGCGGTGAAGCAAGCCGCCATTGATGCCATCCTTCAGTATGGAACGTCCAATAGTTCCTGTTCGGTCTTGAGCGGTCGCATCGATTTACATCGACAATTGGAACAGGAAATTTCTGAGTTTAAGCATCTGCCTCACACTCAGTTGTTCATCAATGCGTGGATGGCAATGCAGGCTTTGATGGATGCCTTTTGTCACTTAGCCATTCCCGTGCCCGGATTTCAGAATACCCGCGAGACATTGATTCTCACAGATGTTCTCAATCACGGCTGTATTGTCTCAGCGGTTGCCAATGCGGGTACCCGTTCGGGAAAATTGTTCGGTCATAGTCCCCGTGTCCGTGTCCGAGCGTATCGTCATTGTGATGTGGAGGACTTAGCTCGTAAGTTGCGCCGCTATGCCCGTCCTGACGAGCGGATTATGGTGATTTCCGATGCCGTGTTCTCGATGGATGGCGATATTGCCCCCCTGCCCGACATGCTAGATGTGATGCAACATTACGACGGCAGTGTTCTGGTGATGGATGAGGCTCATGCCAGTGGTGCGATTGGTGCAACCGGTCGAGGGATTTACGAACATTTTGGGATTTTGCCACAGAACGCGATCGAGCGGGGCATTGTACCTTTGATTATGAGTACGTTCTCCAAGTTTGCGGCTTCTGCGGGTGCGGCAATCAGTAGTCATGTAGCGGAACTGATTCCCTTGTTGAATGTTTCTCCCACGTCCATTGGGACGATTTCTTTGTCACCTCCCCTCGCGGCGGCAGCGTTAGAAAGCATTCGCCAGGTTCGTCAGCATCCAGAACGGGTGAAAATTCTTCAGGAGAATACTAATTATTTGCGATCGAGCTTACTGGAACAAGGTTTTGCGGCTATTGGTGAAACCAACGTCATTCCAGTGATTCTCCCTCCAGAGATTAACCCGAAACTATTCGGGCGGTTGATGCTGGAAAAGCACGGGATTTGGATTTCACCCATCTGGTTTATTGCCAAACCTCGTCTCCGAATTACCGTTAACGCCCTCCACACCCAAGAGGAAATGGATCGATTAGTCGCCGCGCTAGTGGCAACGCGGGATTTGTTGTATAAACCCATGATTAGTGCATGAACGACTCCCTTGTCATCTCTTGAAATTCATGAGTGTGATGTGGGTATTGAATGTTAGCGCCGTACAGGTGTTGTTCAGGATGAAATAAGAAGAGAAAGGAGCGGTACATGCCCCACCCTAACGGGAGCTTAGCCTCGGCAGGTGGGGGAATTTCATTTTTCATCCCTCACCTTTCATACTTCATGGGTCATCTGCTCAGGCGTGACAGAGTTCGTGTTAAGATCCATGTCAATTCTGAAAACTGTGTTGGAAAGGAACGATTTAAACATGGAAGCTGCAATGCTCTTAGCCAAGCTGCCAGAAGCTTACGCCATCTTTGACCCCATCGTAGATATTCTCCCGGTCATCCCTGTCTTCTTCCTGCTGCTGGCGTTTGTCTGGCAAGCGGCTGTGGGTTTCAGATAAAAAATCCAAAACTCCAAAGTTCAAGAGGGGCATCTTTTGGTAGATGCCCCTTTTGGTGAAAAGTTCTTAGGAAATCTT
Coding sequences within it:
- a CDS encoding cytochrome P450, with protein sequence MLSQLPNRITSPSWWQLINWIADPLGFQDRYSRKYGDIFTMRLSGLGSYVVVGNPQAIQEIFSLDSKFDVGRGNGLAKPLIGQNSVMLMDGNRHRRERKLLMPPFHGERLQTYAQQICLITEQVANQWQVGQPFVARTAMQKVSLEVILQIVFGLSEGERYQQLKPLLTDWINMTDSPLRSSMLFLRFLQQDWGSWTPWGRMKQRQRHIHDLLQAEIEERRTKGNEGRTDILSLMMAARDENGQAMSDSELRDELLTILFAGHETTATTLAWAFYQIHQHPDVLEKLLHELDSLGENSNPMEIAKLPYLTAVCQEILRMYPVLPVIFPRITKSPMNIAGYQFDAETTFMPSIYLVHYREDLYPNAQEFLPERFLERQYSCSEYLPFGGGSRRCLGYPLAQLEMKLVLATILSKYQLALAEDKPVKLQRRGFTLAPAGGVKMVMNGKREKKLSGYQLSDISVKS
- a CDS encoding B12-binding domain-containing radical SAM protein — translated: MRVLLLYPIFPTSFWSFDKALELIGRKVSLPPLGLITVAAILPQTWEFRLVDRNVRPETEADWGWAELVIISGMIVQKADMLHLIREAKRRGKLVAVGGPYVTSVPESAQAAGVDFLVLDEGEITLPLFVEALERGETSGVIRANGEKPDVTTTPIPRFDLLDLKAYTEMSVQFSRGCPFQCEFCDIIVLYGRKPRTKAPAQLLAELQTLYDLGWRRSVFMVDDNFIGNKRNVKLLLRELGPWMAQHDYPFRLSTEASVDLAQDDELLDLMIQANFTAVFLGIETPDTDSLSLTQKFQNTRHSLIEAVGKINRAGLSVMAGFILGFDGEKPGAGDRIIEFVEATAIPKAMFGMLHALPNTALWKRLEQEGRLMEHNKETQGHQMALMNFIPTRPPEELAREYVNCFWELYEPRRYLSRVYRHFMNMKPSPNKVPFRMLELVEIKAVFTIFWRQGIKRNTRFQFWRQLYSIMRRNPGVFVPYLSNCALIEHFIHYRQIVRNEVEGQLAEYLANKAQYQSVTPPVELAAMNSSGN
- a CDS encoding sterol desaturase family protein; its protein translation is MTALAKLCVGIVCFALAFVLASLVEYWLHRLMHVSPRIGERHRDHHRRNEGQGVVWEFRDYVRGSFLVMGLMFFFSWEAGIGWCLGGVSYAAFSAYAHQLQHENPTKCFWMKMPVHYVHHKYGMWHHNFGLAVDWWDRVFGTYKPVEWLTQEELGQPERGYLQLRWW
- a CDS encoding MFS transporter → MLRKRREADFMLRDRRLLILLAAGSLTNIAGGVVAPVLPEMVKQLHFDPALAANLVSMHCLTIALFSPPLGILADQIGHLRVLVPSLIFYALFGVAGAFTPNFWPLLATRALLGAASGGIAAAALGLLGNLYEGEERSQALGLTTSTIALSGIAFPLIGGWVGATHWQYAFYLYGLGLPIAAMAAVGLREKPKTKAKPKAKAEEDKLLSVLRHPQTQRLLLTLGLTSVAMYAVVIYAPLYLEQKIGADTVVNGIVLASRAVGAAMISALGAKRLAKAVKPATAMAMGFGLMALTLITIPWLNQLSWILLTAVLFGVGFGIVLPTLYSTLANLAPSSLKSSVLAIGTGAGFLGQFLSPVLLGPMLSYGGLEGVFYAAAGISMIAGLLLLERSGKKSNTELLSNVEFNEPRRHSRTLR
- a CDS encoding aromatic ring-hydroxylating dioxygenase subunit alpha; the encoded protein is MELATTLKSQTVQNAVREVGINPNYWYPVGWASQLKPGDILPVVIWQQAIAVYRDETDQIHALEDACPHKGIALHKGKVQGCHLTCAYHGWEFNGNGECVGIPYLPEGQKLPRAQARSYPIQEKYNLIWLFPGDPTLAASQELPHVPEFDHPDYLMIPLAAHMQSHFSICNENAMDVFHGFLHQNLQGWFNPVLKSLRETETSVCAEYDVSYKGRMAKFLGLSDKADQVTTRRISINYNYPHYATSLEGISSVYLMRLPIGLRESRSFAFFFLKVRLPKWLLKRLEPILQKVLRDFVFMKFLSQDIEMMESEQQTYLANPQRRYVEINPAIIALERLIIRQYEQFMQKSSQLRNNQQSLASGALSSVNVPSQTESTPNNSLVG
- a CDS encoding aminotransferase class I/II-fold pyridoxal phosphate-dependent enzyme translates to MQVVKEYVQRWYESDLDPDEYICHQKRGNLVEIEEATTGKRRTVLTFCTNDVLGLVQEEAVKQAAIDAILQYGTSNSSCSVLSGRIDLHRQLEQEISEFKHLPHTQLFINAWMAMQALMDAFCHLAIPVPGFQNTRETLILTDVLNHGCIVSAVANAGTRSGKLFGHSPRVRVRAYRHCDVEDLARKLRRYARPDERIMVISDAVFSMDGDIAPLPDMLDVMQHYDGSVLVMDEAHASGAIGATGRGIYEHFGILPQNAIERGIVPLIMSTFSKFAASAGAAISSHVAELIPLLNVSPTSIGTISLSPPLAAAALESIRQVRQHPERVKILQENTNYLRSSLLEQGFAAIGETNVIPVILPPEINPKLFGRLMLEKHGIWISPIWFIAKPRLRITVNALHTQEEMDRLVAALVATRDLLYKPMISA
- a CDS encoding photosystem II reaction center protein K codes for the protein MEAAMLLAKLPEAYAIFDPIVDILPVIPVFFLLLAFVWQAAVGFR